From a region of the Fischerella sp. JS2 genome:
- a CDS encoding peptide ligase PGM1-related protein, giving the protein MQILDISNLEQTDSFKFLQLTLRDRWQSIEGPTESSDVDILVVPSLSIDQRELKKVEGYEHYEERLLFSLIRLWNPRNRLIYVTSVPLHPSIIDYYLQLLPGIPFSHARNRLLLLSTYDSSLKPLSQKILERPRLLHRIRQALRLDKSFMICYNSTPLEAELSVKLGVPLYAAAPQLQTWGTKSGSRQIFAETGVPHPDGSDLVKSVADLEEAAVQLWERQPHLKRMVVKLNEGISGEGNALLDLRPIADIAPPGGSHAERLAAISDRLPQMRFQASQETWENFSGRIGELGAIVEAFVEGEVKRSPSVQGRITPLGEVEILSTHDQILGGPDGQVYLGCRFPADETYRLQLQVLGTKIGMKLAEKGALERFGVDFIAVDQGNGQWDMQAIEINLRKGGTTHPFMTLKLLTNGRYNLSTGLFYSQQGRPKYYIATDNLQKDRYQGLLPNDLMDIIAHHRLHFDTGTETGTVFHLMGCLSQFGKLGLTSIGDSPQQAEEIYNKVVKVLDEETNSNNQDYSSVLEHTFPMVWDGFSC; this is encoded by the coding sequence ATGCAAATATTAGACATTTCTAATTTAGAGCAAACTGACTCGTTTAAATTTCTTCAGCTAACTTTACGCGATCGCTGGCAAAGTATTGAAGGGCCTACCGAAAGCAGTGATGTAGATATATTAGTTGTTCCCTCTCTAAGCATCGATCAACGAGAACTTAAAAAAGTGGAGGGTTACGAACACTACGAAGAGCGATTATTGTTCTCACTTATTCGTTTGTGGAATCCCCGCAATCGTCTCATCTACGTGACATCTGTGCCTTTGCACCCCAGTATTATCGATTATTATTTACAGCTGTTGCCAGGAATCCCATTCTCCCATGCTCGCAATCGCTTGCTCTTACTTTCCACCTATGATTCTTCCCTAAAACCCCTCAGTCAAAAAATTTTAGAACGTCCCCGCTTGCTCCATCGTATTCGTCAAGCCTTAAGGCTAGACAAATCATTTATGATATGCTATAATAGTACGCCTTTAGAAGCAGAATTATCTGTAAAATTAGGTGTACCACTGTATGCTGCTGCACCACAATTGCAGACTTGGGGAACAAAAAGTGGTAGTCGTCAAATATTCGCAGAAACCGGAGTACCACACCCAGATGGTAGTGACTTAGTTAAGAGTGTTGCCGATTTGGAAGAAGCTGCTGTGCAGTTGTGGGAACGCCAGCCGCACTTAAAAAGAATGGTGGTTAAGCTGAACGAAGGTATATCGGGAGAAGGAAATGCCCTATTAGACTTAAGACCAATTGCGGATATTGCACCTCCTGGCGGTTCCCATGCCGAACGCTTAGCAGCGATTAGCGATCGCTTACCCCAGATGCGTTTTCAAGCTAGTCAAGAAACATGGGAAAACTTTTCGGGACGCATTGGTGAGTTAGGGGCAATTGTAGAAGCGTTTGTCGAGGGTGAAGTCAAGCGATCGCCCAGTGTCCAAGGACGGATTACACCTCTAGGTGAAGTGGAAATTCTTTCTACCCATGACCAAATCCTTGGTGGTCCTGACGGGCAAGTTTACCTTGGTTGTCGATTTCCTGCGGATGAAACTTACCGCCTACAACTGCAAGTGTTAGGAACAAAAATTGGCATGAAACTTGCAGAAAAAGGCGCACTCGAACGATTTGGCGTCGATTTTATCGCTGTTGACCAAGGTAATGGACAATGGGATATGCAAGCAATAGAAATTAACCTACGTAAAGGCGGAACTACCCACCCCTTTATGACCTTAAAACTATTAACCAACGGACGTTACAACCTTTCCACAGGCTTGTTTTACTCTCAACAAGGACGTCCTAAATACTACATCGCCACTGACAACCTCCAAAAAGACCGTTATCAAGGACTCTTACCCAATGACTTAATGGACATCATCGCCCATCACAGGCTGCACTTTGATACCGGCACAGAAACAGGCACAGTCTTTCATCTAATGGGTTGTCTTTCCCAATTTGGCAAGCTAGGTTTAACCAGCATTGGCGATTCTCCTCAACAAGCAGAAGAAATTTATAATAAGGTCGTTAAAGTCTTGGACGAAGAAACTAACAGCAACAATCAAGACTATTCCTCCGTCTTAGAACATACTTTTCCCATGGTCTGGGATGGGTTTAGTTGTTAG
- a CDS encoding SDR family oxidoreductase yields the protein MSEEKPLQPPQHQEQQPGIESEMTPKPKADDSQYQGSGKLKNKVALITGGDSGIGRAVAIAFAKEGADVAIIYLNEHDDAKETKHLVEAQGQKAVTISGDVGDETFCQQAIQQIIDEFGKLDILVNNAAEQHPQKSIEDISKEQLEQTFRTNIFSMFFLTKAALKYLQEGSSIINTTSVTAYKGSPELLDYSSTKGAIVAFTRSLSQNLVEKGIRVNAVAPGPIWTPLIPATFPEDKVANFGKQVPMQRPGQPEEIAPSYVFLASDDASYITGQVLHPNGGTIVNG from the coding sequence ATGTCAGAAGAAAAACCATTACAACCACCACAACACCAAGAACAACAACCGGGGATTGAGTCAGAAATGACGCCCAAGCCAAAAGCAGATGATTCTCAATATCAGGGAAGCGGCAAATTAAAAAATAAAGTGGCACTAATTACAGGGGGAGATAGCGGTATTGGCCGCGCTGTGGCGATCGCTTTTGCAAAAGAAGGTGCAGATGTGGCGATCATTTATCTAAACGAACACGATGATGCTAAAGAAACTAAACATTTAGTAGAAGCACAAGGACAAAAAGCAGTTACTATTTCTGGCGATGTTGGTGATGAAACCTTTTGTCAGCAGGCTATCCAACAGATAATAGACGAATTTGGCAAGCTTGATATTCTTGTTAATAATGCTGCGGAACAACATCCCCAAAAAAGTATTGAAGATATTAGCAAAGAACAACTAGAACAGACTTTCCGCACAAATATTTTCTCGATGTTTTTCTTAACTAAAGCAGCATTAAAGTACCTGCAAGAGGGCAGCAGTATTATTAATACTACTTCTGTTACAGCTTATAAAGGTAGTCCAGAGTTGCTTGATTATTCTTCCACAAAAGGTGCAATTGTTGCCTTTACTCGTTCTCTTTCACAAAATTTGGTAGAAAAGGGAATTCGCGTGAATGCTGTAGCTCCCGGTCCGATTTGGACACCTTTGATACCTGCTACTTTCCCAGAAGATAAAGTTGCAAATTTTGGGAAACAAGTACCAATGCAACGCCCAGGACAACCGGAAGAAATTGCACCTAGTTATGTATTTTTAGCCTCAGATGATGCTTCTTATATAACTGGTCAAGTTCTGCATCCCAACGGTGGTACTATTGTAAATGGTTAA
- a CDS encoding N,N-dimethylformamidase beta subunit family domain-containing protein has translation MSKKLNHTIKALLLALLILIPTLFLFPHASQAVNLNIPKHYRQNPIVVENQKKGTTNWQLSNPATKREIEGYASLTSVNRGEEIRFFVNTLEPSYTIEIFRMGWYGGTGGRQITPVITRKGVRQPPPIVDQASGLIECDWKDPYVLKIPYNPDHPTLWTSGVYLVKLTTSISGKQSYIIFTVRDDNRASDILFQSSVTTYQAYNNWGAISLYRWNSRGKQAYKVSFNRPYAASPNRAAVYGVGAGEFLTNFQPKRRTSSAGWEYNMVRWLEKEGYDVAYCTDVDTHENHLDTYTGKAMLLLHKAFLSVGHDEYWSWQMRQNVEAAKDAGVSLGFFSANTCYWQIRFEPSQTTGTLNRTIVAYKENAALDPYARDQDPSNDYLVTTVWRRKPINLPEDALLGVMYETFQVNADIVINHTAPDWLLTNTQLRQNDKQTFLSKFFQLPSKQIHLEGLLGYEVDRMFGNAPANTVRVAHSPYRRGRNIKYADMTVYTTNSGATVFATGSMQWSWGLDDYNVPQLRPSLLNADAQAITHNVLHQMLKQ, from the coding sequence GTGAGCAAAAAGCTAAACCACACTATCAAAGCGCTACTGTTAGCACTTTTAATTTTGATACCAACTCTATTTCTTTTCCCACATGCTAGCCAAGCTGTTAATTTAAATATACCCAAACACTATCGTCAAAATCCGATTGTCGTTGAAAATCAGAAAAAAGGTACTACCAATTGGCAGTTATCTAATCCTGCCACAAAGCGAGAAATTGAAGGTTATGCCTCGCTCACAAGCGTAAATCGTGGCGAAGAAATTAGGTTTTTTGTCAATACATTAGAACCTAGTTATACAATTGAAATTTTCCGTATGGGTTGGTACGGTGGTACTGGAGGACGCCAAATCACACCTGTAATTACTCGTAAAGGGGTACGACAACCACCACCAATAGTAGATCAAGCTAGTGGTTTGATTGAATGTGATTGGAAAGACCCCTATGTATTAAAAATTCCCTACAATCCAGATCATCCAACTTTGTGGACAAGTGGTGTTTATTTAGTAAAACTCACAACCAGCATTAGCGGTAAACAAAGCTACATTATTTTTACCGTTCGTGATGATAATCGTGCTTCCGATATTCTATTTCAATCGAGCGTTACCACATATCAGGCATACAACAACTGGGGTGCAATATCCTTATATCGATGGAACAGTCGTGGAAAACAAGCATATAAAGTTTCTTTTAATCGTCCCTATGCTGCTAGTCCTAATCGCGCAGCCGTGTATGGAGTCGGAGCAGGGGAATTTTTAACTAACTTTCAACCTAAAAGAAGAACTTCTAGTGCTGGCTGGGAATATAATATGGTGCGGTGGCTAGAAAAAGAAGGCTACGATGTCGCCTACTGCACTGATGTTGATACTCATGAAAATCATCTAGACACCTACACTGGAAAGGCAATGCTACTATTGCACAAAGCATTTCTGTCTGTGGGCCATGATGAGTATTGGTCATGGCAAATGCGGCAAAATGTGGAAGCGGCTAAAGATGCTGGTGTAAGTCTAGGATTTTTTTCTGCCAATACTTGTTATTGGCAAATTCGCTTTGAACCCAGCCAAACAACGGGAACTCTTAACCGCACTATTGTGGCTTATAAAGAGAATGCTGCTTTAGATCCCTATGCTAGAGATCAAGATCCAAGCAATGATTATCTGGTAACTACTGTTTGGCGAAGGAAGCCTATAAATCTCCCAGAAGATGCTCTTTTGGGAGTTATGTACGAGACATTTCAGGTAAACGCGGATATAGTCATCAATCACACAGCCCCAGATTGGCTACTTACCAATACACAATTACGGCAAAATGATAAACAAACATTTCTAAGCAAGTTTTTTCAATTACCTAGCAAACAAATCCATCTAGAAGGACTTTTGGGCTATGAAGTTGATCGCATGTTTGGTAATGCCCCAGCAAACACTGTTCGCGTTGCCCATTCACCATATCGTCGTGGACGTAATATTAAATATGCAGATATGACAGTTTACACAACAAATTCTGGTGCAACAGTATTCGCGACAGGTTCTATGCAGTGGAGTTGGGGACTTGATGATTACAATGTTCCACAATTGCGTCCTTCGCTTTTAAATGCTGATGCCCAAGCAATTACACATAATGTTTTACACCAGATGTTAAAGCAGTGA